The Hymenobacter oligotrophus genome segment CGAGGTGTGGGCGGTGGTTAGCCACTCCTTTGGCGCCGCCACCACCGCGGGGCTGCCGGTGGTGTTCAACCAGGGCCAAGGGCTGCCTAGGCTGGTGCTGATGAGCGCCCCCGGCAACACGCCCGCCGTGGCCCAGCGCTTTGCTGATTTACTACACCTCTCGCCAAAAGTGCTGGCCCGCATGGCGCGCCACGTGCGCGAGCAGCACGGCCGCGATGCCGAGAGCTTCAGCCTAACCCAAGCCGGCCCGCGCGTGCAGGCCGAGCGCGTAATGCTGCTCCACGACTGCAACGACGACTCAGTGCCGTTCACGGAGGCGCAGGAAGTTGCCCGCAATTGGCCCGGCCTGGATTTCCGGCCCACCAATGGCCTAGGTCATAACAAGATCATGCGCGACAAAGGGGTGATTCGGCAGGTAGTGGAGTTTTTAGGGTAACTGAACGGCTGTAGAGCGGGCTGCAGCCCGCGTTTGCTAGCACGATTCCGTTGTTGCGTGTCCTGTTCAACGATACCGTTCTAGCAAACGCGGGCTTAAGCCCGTTCAAGGTGCTGCCCTAAATCTCCTCGTGGCCGGCTTCATCCAGCTCCCGCAGCAACTGCCGCAGGTTCTCCGGGTCTTGCACGGCTTTCTGCACTAAGTCCAGGTACTCAGCTTCGCCGCGTAGGCTGCGCTTCACTTGCCGCAACTCGGCTTCCTGTTTTTTGCCGGTACCCATAAAGGCGTTCCGGTCGCCGAATTTCAGTTGTTGCAGGCGCAGCTTCAGCTCCGTTTGCTGTTGCTGCAGCGCCCGGGTGTAGCGCATCAGCAGCTCATCGGATTCGGCGTCGGAGTCGCCTTGGCGGTGCTCGGCCAGTAGTTGCAGCAGGGCGTAGAGGTCGTCGGCTTCGTAGGCGCGGGTGATGCGCTGCATGCGTTCGGTTTTCTGGCGGGCCAGCTCTGGGTCGCGCTCCAGGTCGGGGTGGTTGGCGCGGGCCAGTTGGCGGTACACGGCTTTGGTACCGGCTTGCAGGCGCTTCTGGTCGGCCGCGAGTGCTCGGGCGGCGGCTTCCTGCTCGCGTTCCTGCTTTGATTTGCGCTTGCCGCGCTGGTGCGCGTGGTGCTCGGCGTGCTCGTGCCAGGTATCCGAAGCAGCTGCATGTTTGTCGTCGGCCTTAGCCGACCTAGGCTCGGCTGGGCGTTGCTGCGGGGCGTAACGGCGGATGAGCTCGGCTACGTCTTCGCCGAAACGGTTCTGCAATGTAAGCGCATTGCGCAGCAGCAGCTCTTCGATGCGCTGCTCTTCCAGGCGGCTGAAGTAGCCGGTGGTAAGCGCGGCTTCCAGCGGTTCAAACAACGAACGGCGGGCGGCTACCACGGCATCGGCCAGCGGGCCTACCTGGCGCCAGTACTTGTTTTTGGCTTCGCGCTGGGCTTGCTCCAGCTCCTGCACCTGGTTGCGCAGGTTTTCTACGTCCTGTACTGCTTGCCGAAAGGCCTGCTGCGCCGGGGTGCCGGTGGGTTCGGGGGTTTGGCCGTGCCGGCCTACCTCGCGCTGGGTTTTGGGCGTGTGGCGGGCATCAAACTCTTCAAACTCGGGTAGGGGCATGGGCGTCGGCGGCAGCGGTAGAAGGCGAAGCAGCGGGCAAAGGTCGGCAAGAAGCGGCGCCCCACAGCGCGTAGGCCACGGCAAAGGTGTTGCAGTGGGCATCCACGATGTCGGCGATGCGCTCGGAGTAGCCGCCGCCCATGCTCACGGCCACGGGCAGCCCGAGGGTGTGGCACAGGCCGAGCACGTATTCGTCGCGGTGGCGGCAACCGGCGGGCGAGAGGGCCAGCTTGCCGAGCTTGTCGGTAGCCAGCACATCTACCCCGGCCTGGTAGAAGATAAAATTGGGTTGCACGCGCTCGATAAGGCCGGGCAGCACGGCCTGCAACTGCCCTAGGTAAGCGGCGTCACCCATGCCTAGGGGCAGCTCCACGTCGAGGTCCGATTGCTCCTTGCGCAGCGGGTAGTTGGCGCCGGCGTGCATCGAGAAGGTGAACACCCGCGGCTCGTGCCGGAAAATAGCCGCGGTGCCGTCGCCCTGGTGCACGTCGAGGTCGACCACCAGCACCTGCCGCGCCAGGCCGTGGTGCAGTAAGTGGGCGGCGCCAATGGCAATGTCGTTGAGCACGCAAAAA includes the following:
- a CDS encoding J domain-containing protein — protein: MPLPEFEEFDARHTPKTQREVGRHGQTPEPTGTPAQQAFRQAVQDVENLRNQVQELEQAQREAKNKYWRQVGPLADAVVAARRSLFEPLEAALTTGYFSRLEEQRIEELLLRNALTLQNRFGEDVAELIRRYAPQQRPAEPRSAKADDKHAAASDTWHEHAEHHAHQRGKRKSKQEREQEAAARALAADQKRLQAGTKAVYRQLARANHPDLERDPELARQKTERMQRITRAYEADDLYALLQLLAEHRQGDSDAESDELLMRYTRALQQQQTELKLRLQQLKFGDRNAFMGTGKKQEAELRQVKRSLRGEAEYLDLVQKAVQDPENLRQLLRELDEAGHEEI
- a CDS encoding histone deacetylase family protein; the protein is MPCLATSDRYTIALPQGHRFPIAKYELIREQLLWQGIAPPEDFYDPGLCAEEDVLRVHTAEYWHKVRDLQLSPAEVRRLGLPQSEQLVLRSLSSSAGTLQSALRALRDGVALNCAGGTHHAFANRGEGFCVLNDIAIGAAHLLHHGLARQVLVVDLDVHQGDGTAAIFRHEPRVFTFSMHAGANYPLRKEQSDLDVELPLGMGDAAYLGQLQAVLPGLIERVQPNFIFYQAGVDVLATDKLGKLALSPAGCRHRDEYVLGLCHTLGLPVAVSMGGGYSERIADIVDAHCNTFAVAYALWGAASCRPLPAASPSTAAADAHAPTRV